CTCATTCCCCAGCAGATCAGGCCATTCAGAGGCTGGGAGGAACCACCTGGGCTCCTTGGGGTTAATGTCTGGCCTGGCTTCATCCAGATCTTTCAATGGGGCTCTTACTGTTCACCTTCGACcgccagcccctcctcctctgaTGCTCCTGACGAAGGCTTTGGggaccacagtattgtaaatatCCCATCCCCTGAGGGACCATGTCCTTTCTCCAGAACCAGCATTCAACCCTCTCCATCCATCTTTGGGTCCACTTTGGACTCATGCCTGTGGTTTCTGCTGACTCACTGACCTGGTTCTTCTCCACCCACAGGTGAAGTGTAAGGACTGTGGAGCCTTTGGACACACAGCAAGGAGCCTCAGGTGCCCCATGAAGCGCTGGCAAGGGGCACTGGCCCCCCTGCCCTTGGGGTCCAGACTCGGTAAGGAGAACCTGAAAGCACAGAAGCTGCAGGACCCACTGACCCCAGGGACCCCTAACACGgctgagagaaaggaggaggaaaggcagaggTGAGTGATGGGGAGGTGGGACCCAAGGTCTGGGCTGAAATCTGGAGGCGGTTCCTCTCCTTGTCGACACTGTGCTGGGCCATCTCtagaaaggacagggaagctggggagacagagacaggagCCTTGTCCTCAGGGGCCACACTCGGCCTCACACTATGCCCGAAGTCACTAAGGAGTGTGGGGAACACACACAACTTTGCACCTGACCGGCCCCAAAGCCATAGAGATGAAGATACGGGACTTCCTGGGAGACCCTGGAGGGGTCTCTGGAGTCGGGGAAGGACATGGGGGTCTGCACAAAGGCAGAGGGGTTCAGGTCTGGTGTCACCCCCAAACTAGGAAAGGGGCTGGGCCACAGCACCGTTGTCCCAACTGTGCCAAGGACACTGGGTTTCTGACACTTGACCTGTTGGTGTTGCAGGAAAGAGGAGCATCAGAGGAAGCTCCTGCAGCGATTTCCCAGGAGGCCCCACGGTCGGCAGCCGCAGAGCTGGAAGGAGGAGCTGGAGCCTGGCCACTGCCTGAGGGTCAGTCTCTGCTGGGGCCCCCCCCCCAACCTTAATCGACTGGCCTCAGTCCTTTCTGTGGGAGGAAACGGTTCACATTCTTTCCTGACCaatgttatcatttatttttcagatatcaTTTTTTGTGGTGCCTTTGATTTTGCATTCTTACTTGCATATCTGGGAAGAAGCTGGCAGGGACATGGAAGTGATTTTATCAGTAGCTTCCATAGCAGAATCCTTTAAGTTAGAATGGGAATCTGTAAATTGTGATTCATCCTCCAAAACTGGACATGAAAACTCATTTTGCCATCAAGGCGCCTGCAAAACACCAATCTGTGTACAGTCTCGAGAAGAAGGTATACCAAAAACTTGCTTCCCTTCACTTAACAAGAGACATTGTTAGAACATTTCCATTTGCCATTTGATGTATAAATGTATCAAGGTCACATGAGCACCCTGATGATGAGTATCTTAGCATATAAAATTAATTCTTATGAGGTGTTTTACTGGATGGAGAGGAGATTCTCACACCTGGCCTCTCTCTGTGGTCTTCTCCTACAGCACCCAAACATGCCCGTGCTTATCCACACATCCAAGAGGAAATCCCTCCAGGATTCAGGTCACCCAAGAGGGTCACCGATCAGGAAAGATGATGTGAAATCCACCCTCTCCGCAGTGTCTCTCATCAGCAGGAATTTGGTCCAGGCCTCCAAGGGCAGCATCGAGGCTCCAGGCAAGAGACCTGTCCAGACCCCCACCCTGACATGTGTGAACCCCCCAAAGAAACCTAGACTCAGCTCTGTCCTGACCCCCCCAGAGAGCACTCCGACAGCAGATCTGGGGGCCTTCCTGAatctccctcctccacccagcACAACTGGACGTGGACCGAGAGTGGCAGCCCGTGTATCCAGGAAGACACCTGCCCAGGGGCAATGCTTTGACCTCCAGCCTCCACCGGACAGATCTCCCTCCAGGAGCGCCCTCGCCGTCTCCGCAGCCCACCCCCCGCCCATCATCCGCGTCCCGGGCCAGCCTCTCAAGATGCTCTTCCTGAGAGAGGGTGAAGGCCGGTGGAGCTGCCGGTACACGGCGCCCCCCTCTCCACGGCCTGCGGAGCGGCCAGCCCCTCCTGCTCAGAGCCCGTCCGTCGACCAGGATCCCGAGGGACACACTGTCCCCGGGCCCCGGAGCATCCTCTACGACGACCTCCAGGTGTCTTCTTCCTCTGAAGAGAGCGACTGGGACGAAGACACCAGTGGCAACTGAGACTCGTCCTCCAGCCCCAGATGCCCTGATGTGACTGTGACTCTGGCGGGTGGGGTGGGTGTTACAGGGAGCGGCGGTTCCCGGTGAAGCAGGACTCCCCGCCCTGGTGGGCCAAACAGCAGGGGGACTGGAGCACCCTGGGGACACAGCTGCCCACTCTGCACTGTCTCCTCATGGAATCCGAGTCTGTCACAGGGCACTTATCACACTGAGTGTCAAGCTGTCAGCCTAAGTCTATTATAAGCAATTGAGGCAAATTCTAGGAGTAACTTTTAACCATTGTGTAGATAGCAAGTGATGGCAGTATCTGTAGTTGATGGTAGTAGTTGTATCTGAACATTTGGAACCTGCCTAAAGGGCCTGACTCTGCTCTGCAGAAGGTCAGCCGCGCTGTCCTGAGATGAGTCTAGTGGGCTCTGTGGAGTCTTTCACTATAAATCACAGTGGGGAAAATTCCCATGGCTGTGCTTACTATGTTTCATTAAATGTTACTATaaagctttgttttaaaaaatttctttctgtgtttagttgttttctttctgtgtttctgtgttttcttgtttacagaacaaacaagaaaaattacACAATCATCTCAAGAGATGTATAAAGATCATTTGGTCATATTCAACATCCTTGTCAGGCAGACCCTGTACCCAGCCCCATCAGGGCCTTCCTTCTGCTCTAAATCAAATCACCAATAGGTCAAGatccattttatatgtatatataattacatactgttgaatttaatatgctaatagtttattaagatcttttttatttacGCTCATAAGGAAATTTTTGATTTtgttattatgtattatttgatTTTGTTATCATGTaatgctatgcttagttgctcagtcatgtgtaactcttttggaacccatggactgcagtccgccaggctcctctgtccatggggattctccaggcaagaatactggagtgggttgtcatgccctcctccagggtatcttcccaaactagggattgaacccaggtctcctgcactgcaggcaaattctttacagactgagccactagggaagccctattatgtAATACTGGTATTAAAAACTAGTTGGAATAAGTTGCCGCCTCACTTTTTAATGATAATTTTGGTAGGATTGATATAATGTCTCccacaaattttataaaatttaccaatgaaaaaatttcaattttaataaagttttaccataaaaacattttgtttgtgGCTTTTATCTCTAAGCCTTGAAGATgatcttaatattatttttcctcaAGATAGATCTTGTAATTGGGGGGAAAGAGGAGCATGGGAGGACtttattaaaaacacagaatCAGGGCCTCCCAGATCCCCAGGGCCACTTATGCACGTTAAAAATGCACCAGTGTCAGTCCCCTGCATGGAGAATGTGGTCAGCCTGTGTACTGCCTACAGCCACAGGAAGCCCCAGCATCGAGGTGCCCTCTGCCAGCTCTTCCTCCAGAACCCTGGGAGTCCAGACAGCAGGCTTCTGAGTATCTCAGCAGAGGACAAGAAAGTGTCAGTGACTGTTGTTCCTGGACCAacagggggcagcagaggccaCAACGAAGGTTCTAGAAACTCCCTGACCAACCAGGCACTTATCTACACTTGCTCAGGCTGAGGGTCACCAACCCCTTGCCTCTCAGTGAAggaagcgaaagtcgctcagttgtgtccatctctttgcgaccccatggactgtattgtccatggaattcgccaggccagaatactggagtgggtagcctttcctttctccaggggatcttcccaatctggggaccgaacccaggtctcccgcattgcgggaggattctttaccagctgagccacaagggaagcccaagaatactgaagagggtagcctatcccttcttcagtggacctttctgactcaggaatcgaactggggtctcctgcattgcaggcagattctttaccaactgagctatcagggaagccaacttGCCTCTCAgcacagttctatttccaggtaaGTGTTCTTACCATTTACTTAAGCACTGAGGTTAAAATTATCGGCTACTCATGTGTACCCACTTTCATTATAAATGTCATCATGGCCCCATGTTTTGTCTCTCAAACATTCTTGCTCCTCCctctatacacacacattgtTTTAGTCTGGAACCTAAATTAGCCTCTATTACTGCAAAAGCCTTCTTCCAAATAGATTGCTCTGTCAATTTAATTATTCCCCTGGCCAGCTGTCTTTAAAAAATGGACTCTAACTTGGCACAGATTAAGGTGTGCAATTTACCTTTGTGTGCTGCCTacaggcacgcacacacacatacacacctagaTACACACAGAATGTTGATGTCAGTCATAAAAGCCAACCACAAGATTTACTCAGACAAGAGCACTTGGGATACTCTAATGTAAGAGCTAGAAAGGAGCTGAGAGATGATCTAAGGCGACATTTTCCACTGAGTATTCCAGAATACACTCCAGAATTGGTACCTGGGAACTGTGTTAAAAATGCAGACATCCAGACTCCACTGCACCCTACCAAAATAAAACTTCCTAGAGTGGGTCTAGGTGTCTGCATCTTGAAGCAGCTTTACCAGCTGTTTTCATGCATGATCGAGTGTCTCCTGATCAAGGTGCAGCAGACCTGAATCTATGCAGGTGCTGCTGAGACTCCAGGAAGATGGCTTTCTGCTGATG
Above is a genomic segment from Cervus canadensis isolate Bull #8, Minnesota chromosome 31, ASM1932006v1, whole genome shotgun sequence containing:
- the LOC122432288 gene encoding putative protein FAM90A5P, translated to MAPPPQEKDSTVKCKDCGAFGHTARSLRCPMKRWQGALAPLPLGSRLGKENLKAQKLQDPLTPGTPNTAERKEEERQRKEEHQRKLLQRFPRRPHGRQPQSWKEELEPGHCLRHPNMPVLIHTSKRKSLQDSGHPRGSPIRKDDVKSTLSAVSLISRNLVQASKGSIEAPGKRPVQTPTLTCVNPPKKPRLSSVLTPPESTPTADLGAFLNLPPPPSTTGRGPRVAARVSRKTPAQGQCFDLQPPPDRSPSRSALAVSAAHPPPIIRVPGQPLKMLFLREGEGRWSCRYTAPPSPRPAERPAPPAQSPSVDQDPEGHTVPGPRSILYDDLQVSSSSEESDWDEDTSGN